In Quercus robur chromosome 10, dhQueRobu3.1, whole genome shotgun sequence, a genomic segment contains:
- the LOC126701781 gene encoding UDP-glycosyltransferase 83A1-like isoform X1, whose translation MGGQPHVLVIPFPAQGHVAPLMKFSHFIVDHGIKVTFVSPEFIHERLKTTMPMKSPIRLVSFPDGLEPGDDRNDTIKLINSFLEVMPGHFKNLIEKINESDDERISCVIIDGMVVPALEVAEKMGIKMAIFCPAGPATLAIILSIPKLIQDGIIDTQGAPLKNELIWLSKEIPEWTSTKLPWSCPGDLECQEFLFGHVFRMNHFVKQCNWLLCNSFYELDSLALNLIPEIMPVGPLLLANQSGSHIGSFWPEDSTCLSWLDKQPVDSVIYASFGSTSTFDQQQLDELALGLENIGQPFLWVFRSDIINEALSKFLDGFRTRIADRGMIVNWAPQEQVLAHPSTACFLSHCGWNSTLEGISMGVPFLCWPYFTDQFQNKSYICDVWKVGLGLNPDENGIITRHEINTKIKTLLFDDGIKTSALKLKEMAKKSVTEGGSSFKNFKSFIEQIKH comes from the exons ATGGGTGGCCAACCACATGTGCTAGTCATACCATTTCCAGCACAGGGCCATGTTGCCCCACTTATGAAGTTTTCTCACTTTATTGTTGATCATGGGATCAAGGTCACATTTGTTAGCCCTGAGTTCATACATGAAAGATTAAAAACTACAATGCCAATGAAGAGCCCAATAAGGCTAGTCTCATTCCCAGATGGTCTAGAACCCGGCGATGATCGAAATGATACTATTAAGCTGATCAATAGTTTTCTAGAAGTTATGCCAGGTCATTTCAAGAACTTGATTGAGAAAATTAACGAGTCTGATGATGAGCGTATCAGTTGTGTCATTATTGATGGAATGGTTGTGCCCGCACTCGAAGTAGCTGAGAAGATGGGAATTAAAATGGCTATATTTTGTCCTGCTGGACCAGCAACCTTGGCCATCATACTAAGTATACCAAAGCTTATTCAGGATGGAATTATAGATACTCAAG GAGCTCCATTAAAAAATGAGTTGATTTGGCTGTCAAAGGAAATCCCTGAATGGACAAGCACAAAGTTGCCATGGAGCTGCCCTGGAGACTTAGAGTGtcaagaatttttatttggacACGTTTTCAGGATGAACCATTTTGTCAAACAATGCAACTGGCTTCTCTGCAACTCATTCTATGAACTTGACTCATTGGCCTTAAATTTAATTCCTGAAATCATGCCTGTTGGCCCATTACTTTTGGCCAATCAATCAGGCAGTCATATTGGAAGCTTTTGGCCAGAGGATTCAACTTGCCTAAGTTGGCTTGATAAACAACCTGTGGATTCAGTCATTTATGCTTCCTTTGGCAGCACATCAACCTTCGACCAACAACAATTGGATGAACTTGCACTTGGACTTGAAAACATAGGCCAAccatttttgtgggtttttcgGTCAGATATCATCAATGAAGCACTTTCTAAATTCCTGGATGGGTTTAGAACAAGAATAGCTGATCGTGGAATGATTGTTAATTGGGCTCCTCAAGAGCAAGTGCTAGCTCACCCTTCTACTGCATGTTTTCTAAGCCATTGTGGATGGAATTCAACCTTGGAGGGTATAAGCATGGGAGTCCCATTTCTATGTTGGCCTTACTTTACAGATCAATTCCAAAATAAGAGTTACATATGTGATGTTTGGAAGGTTGGTTTAGGGTTGAACCCAGATGAAAATGGGATTATCACCAGGCATGAAATCAACACAAAGATAAAAACATTGCTCTTTGATGATGGTATAAAAACAAGTGCATTGAAGCTGAAGGAGATGGCTAAAAAGAGTGTTACCGAAGGTGGATCTTcttttaagaattttaaaagCTTTATTGAACAAATAAAGCATTAA
- the LOC126701781 gene encoding UDP-glycosyltransferase 83A1-like isoform X2 → MGGQPHVLVIPFPAQGHVAPLMKFSHFIVDHGIKVTFVSPEFIHERLKTTMPMKSPIRLVSFPDGLEPGDDRNDTIKLINSFLEVMPGHFKNLIEKINESDDERISCVIIDGMVVPALEVAEKMGIKMAIFCPAGPATLAIILSIPKLIQDGIIDTQGAPLKNELIWLSKEIPEWTSTKLPWSCPGDLECQEFLFGHVFRMNHFVKQCNWLLCNSFYELDSLALNLIPEIMPVGPLLLANQSGSHIGSFWPEDSTCLSWLDKQPVDSVIYASFGSTSTFDQQQLDELALGLENIGQPFLWVFRSDIINEALSKFLDGFRTRIADRGMIVNWAPQEQVLAHPSTACFLSHCGWNSTLEGISMGVPFLCWPYFTDQFQNKSYICDVWKVGLGLNPDENGIITRHEINTKIKTLLFDDGIKTSALKLKEMAKKSVTEGGSSFKNFESFIEQIKH, encoded by the exons ATGGGTGGCCAACCACATGTGCTAGTCATACCATTTCCAGCACAGGGCCATGTTGCCCCACTTATGAAGTTTTCTCACTTTATTGTTGATCATGGGATCAAGGTCACATTTGTTAGCCCTGAGTTCATACATGAAAGATTAAAAACTACAATGCCAATGAAGAGCCCAATAAGGCTAGTCTCATTCCCAGATGGTCTAGAACCCGGCGATGATCGAAATGATACTATTAAGCTGATCAATAGTTTTCTAGAAGTTATGCCAGGTCATTTCAAGAACTTGATTGAGAAAATTAACGAGTCTGATGATGAGCGTATCAGTTGTGTCATTATTGATGGAATGGTTGTGCCCGCACTCGAAGTAGCTGAGAAGATGGGAATTAAAATGGCTATATTTTGTCCTGCTGGACCAGCAACCTTGGCCATCATACTAAGTATACCAAAGCTTATTCAGGATGGAATTATAGATACTCAAG GAGCTCCATTAAAAAATGAGTTGATTTGGCTGTCAAAGGAAATCCCTGAATGGACAAGCACAAAGTTGCCATGGAGCTGCCCTGGAGACTTAGAGTGtcaagaatttttatttggacACGTTTTCAGGATGAACCATTTTGTCAAACAATGCAACTGGCTTCTCTGCAACTCATTCTATGAACTTGACTCATTGGCCTTAAATTTAATTCCTGAAATCATGCCTGTTGGCCCATTACTTTTGGCCAATCAATCAGGCAGTCATATTGGAAGCTTTTGGCCAGAGGATTCAACTTGCCTAAGTTGGCTTGATAAACAACCTGTGGATTCAGTCATTTATGCTTCCTTTGGCAGCACATCAACCTTCGACCAACAACAATTGGATGAACTTGCACTTGGACTTGAAAACATAGGCCAAccatttttgtgggtttttcgGTCAGATATCATCAATGAAGCACTTTCTAAATTCCTGGATGGGTTTAGAACAAGAATAGCTGATCGTGGAATGATTGTTAATTGGGCTCCTCAAGAGCAAGTGCTAGCTCACCCTTCTACTGCATGTTTTCTAAGCCATTGTGGATGGAATTCAACCTTGGAGGGTATAAGCATGGGAGTCCCATTTCTATGTTGGCCTTACTTTACAGATCAATTCCAAAATAAGAGTTACATATGTGATGTTTGGAAGGTTGGTTTAGGGTTGAACCCAGATGAAAATGGGATTATCACCAGGCATGAAATCAACACAAAGATAAAAACATTGCTCTTTGATGATGGTATAAAAACAAGTGCATTGAAGCTGAAGGAGATGGCTAAAAAGAGTGTTACCGAAG